One region of Chryseobacterium muglaense genomic DNA includes:
- a CDS encoding amino acid ABC transporter ATP-binding/permease protein gives MQNSNKRKDNMLNLFLELLKLVKPLTGYMCLAVSAGVIGFLMAIFIPIFGTYAMADIFGFKVPLSFNVLIILCFTFAALRGFLRYGEQLCNHFIAFTVLAILRDKIFSALRRLAPAKLENRDKGSLISMVTADVEIMEVFYAHTVSPMIIGGIVSVVMVLFIGSFHWIFGLIALSTYLFVGVFLPLYISKVGRKSGIMQRESFSKLNDYMYETLKGISEIFQFGVEKQRVDTISKIGSDLKKNQRKLKKYGFQTSLINGFAMVFFPALILIFGGKLYQTDQIDFPSMIIPVIALLSSFGPVLALSNVANTLLLVSASGKRIIDLINEQPEVNEITNGSDIIFNKLECDNISFSYQKENILNGLSLNLEQNKILSINGKSGSGKSTLLKLMMRFWETDSGTIKISNENINHINTSSLRINQSYLTQNPILLDDTIAENIRIGNYNADLEDIKNAAKKASVDEFINKLENGYDTRVGELGDRLSAGEKQRISLARLFLHDAPLLLLDEPTSNIDSLNEGIILKSLKDASADKTIILVTHRTSTKGIAEEYLNMSEIRKS, from the coding sequence ATGCAAAATAGTAATAAAAGAAAAGATAATATGCTGAATCTTTTTTTAGAACTTCTAAAGTTAGTGAAACCACTTACAGGCTATATGTGTTTGGCGGTAAGCGCTGGTGTTATTGGTTTTTTAATGGCTATTTTCATTCCAATTTTCGGAACATATGCCATGGCTGATATTTTTGGGTTTAAAGTTCCCTTATCATTCAATGTTCTCATCATTTTATGTTTTACGTTTGCCGCTTTGAGAGGATTTCTGCGTTACGGAGAGCAACTTTGCAATCATTTTATTGCATTTACCGTACTTGCCATATTGCGGGATAAAATTTTCTCTGCCTTGCGTCGGCTCGCACCGGCAAAATTAGAAAACAGAGATAAAGGATCACTTATTTCGATGGTTACAGCAGATGTTGAGATCATGGAAGTTTTCTACGCTCATACGGTGTCACCTATGATAATTGGAGGAATAGTATCTGTTGTAATGGTGTTGTTTATTGGATCATTTCACTGGATATTTGGGCTCATTGCATTATCTACTTATCTATTCGTAGGTGTATTTTTACCTTTATATATATCAAAAGTTGGAAGAAAAAGCGGCATAATGCAACGTGAAAGTTTTTCTAAACTCAACGATTATATGTATGAAACTTTAAAAGGAATTAGTGAGATATTTCAATTTGGTGTCGAAAAACAAAGAGTTGATACCATTTCTAAAATTGGATCAGACTTAAAAAAGAATCAGCGGAAACTGAAAAAATATGGCTTTCAAACAAGTTTAATTAATGGTTTTGCAATGGTTTTTTTTCCAGCTTTAATTCTTATTTTCGGGGGTAAGCTATATCAAACAGATCAAATAGATTTTCCTTCGATGATTATTCCCGTGATTGCTCTTTTATCATCATTTGGTCCTGTTTTAGCGCTTTCTAATGTCGCTAATACCTTACTTTTGGTTTCTGCTTCAGGAAAGAGAATCATCGATTTAATTAATGAACAGCCTGAGGTAAATGAGATAACAAATGGTTCTGATATTATTTTTAATAAACTTGAATGTGATAATATCAGTTTTTCTTATCAAAAAGAAAATATTTTGAACGGTTTATCTTTAAATTTAGAACAAAATAAAATTCTCTCCATCAATGGTAAAAGTGGTTCGGGAAAATCTACCTTACTGAAACTTATGATGCGTTTTTGGGAAACAGATAGTGGAACAATAAAAATATCAAACGAAAATATAAACCATATCAATACATCATCTTTAAGGATCAATCAATCATATCTTACTCAAAACCCTATTCTGCTAGACGATACTATTGCTGAGAATATTCGTATTGGTAACTATAATGCAGATTTGGAGGATATTAAAAATGCAGCAAAAAAGGCGAGTGTAGATGAGTTTATAAATAAGCTCGAAAATGGTTACGATACTAGAGTGGGAGAGTTGGGAGACCGTCTCTCTGCAGGAGAAAAACAAAGAATAAGTTTAGCAAGATTATTCTTGCATGATGCACCGCTTTTACTTTTAGACGAACCTACAAGTAATATAGACAGCCTTAATGAAGGAATTATTTTAAAATCACTTAAGGATGCTTCAGCGGATAAAACTATAATTTTAGTAACGCATAGAACCTCAACAAAGGGAATTGCTGAAGAGTATTTAAATATGTCAGAGATTCGCAAATCATAA
- a CDS encoding alginate export family protein — translation MVQKSITFASIFFILGNVNAQVDSLKMNIDFRTRAELDNGARTIMPKGKSPETTIASRARFGIDYYYKNLELYISAQDTRTWGETSSNASKNQNFILNEAWAKYQVSEKFSLKLGRQILSYDNERLIGTLDWMMQGRSFDALKGIYKLSPNSKLETVVTYNNDDNDLNDFPDKVIYTISEAGEITKSLQVIHYQHIGKKNFEFSAIAMNNILQNPSGTHYDMLTVGINTKKYLENIGFFGSAYYQTGKNTLAQSKNAYQFSANIDFILHPKFNFVLGTEWLSGKNYDTESSKNKSFSPLYGTNHLYNGYMDYFYFGTSHFNSFGLNDYYLKSNLKFSQNSLLQANLHVFTSNGKMGYSDFGQKISTYLGTELDFVFTHKVGKMITANVGHSFMFSGESMKFLKNVSDPKNLQTWTWVGLKIMPNFRLK, via the coding sequence ATGGTACAAAAATCAATAACCTTTGCTTCTATTTTTTTTATTTTGGGAAATGTCAATGCTCAGGTTGATAGCCTAAAAATGAATATAGATTTCCGAACAAGAGCCGAACTGGATAACGGAGCAAGAACAATAATGCCAAAAGGAAAATCACCTGAAACAACGATTGCTTCCAGGGCGCGTTTTGGCATTGATTATTATTATAAAAATCTGGAACTTTATATCTCTGCGCAAGATACCCGCACTTGGGGTGAGACTTCATCAAATGCAAGCAAAAATCAAAATTTCATCCTAAATGAAGCTTGGGCAAAATATCAGGTTTCAGAGAAATTCTCATTAAAGTTAGGTCGCCAAATTCTATCTTACGATAATGAAAGACTCATTGGAACACTCGACTGGATGATGCAGGGACGAAGTTTTGATGCATTAAAAGGTATTTATAAATTAAGCCCAAATTCAAAATTAGAAACTGTAGTAACTTATAATAATGACGATAATGATTTAAATGATTTTCCCGATAAAGTAATTTATACTATTTCGGAAGCGGGAGAAATAACAAAGTCTTTGCAGGTCATTCATTATCAACATATTGGAAAGAAAAATTTTGAATTCTCTGCGATCGCTATGAATAATATATTACAGAATCCATCCGGAACCCATTATGATATGCTTACGGTAGGAATTAATACAAAAAAATACTTAGAAAATATCGGGTTCTTTGGTTCAGCATATTATCAAACCGGAAAAAATACGCTTGCGCAGAGTAAAAATGCTTATCAATTTTCTGCGAATATTGACTTTATTCTTCATCCAAAATTCAACTTTGTTTTGGGAACAGAATGGCTTTCAGGGAAAAATTATGATACAGAATCCAGCAAAAATAAATCCTTCAGTCCGCTATATGGTACCAATCATTTATACAACGGATATATGGATTACTTTTATTTTGGAACAAGCCATTTTAATAGTTTTGGATTGAATGATTACTATTTGAAATCAAATTTAAAATTTAGTCAAAATTCACTGTTACAAGCAAATTTACATGTTTTTACCTCTAATGGTAAAATGGGTTATTCTGATTTTGGTCAAAAAATCTCCACCTATTTAGGAACAGAGCTAGACTTTGTTTTCACACATAAAGTCGGAAAAATGATTACCGCAAATGTGGGTCATTCTTTCATGTTTTCAGGGGAAAGCATGAAATTTCTTAAGAATGTCTCAGACCCTAAAAATTTACAGACCTGGACATGGGTTGGTTTAAAAATCATGCCCAATTTTAGATTGAAATAA
- a CDS encoding MFS transporter, producing the protein MNNSHWLTDYDPSNEEFWNKKGKKIAWKTLTITTAALTFSFATWFLYSVVVIKLPHIGFKFTDDQLFWMAAMPGLAGGILRIVNTFLIPIYGTRKIISISSLIKIIPLLMLGFAVMNPQTSFTYFMIIGFLLGIGGGDFSSFMPSTSLFFPKKSAGTALGIQAGVGNFGVSLVQLLSPLIMSLTIFSFLGGGQIIAETGKTIYLENIAFIYVIPLLVIGIWAWFSLKSIPVKASFKEQLDIFKDRHTLYCTMTYIMTFGIFAGFSAAFPLMIKNLYVPLDKNLDPLQFAFYGPLIGSASRIIFGKVADKIGGALLTHITGISLIILLTRLILGGYLTPTSPDQFQGFLLIVLAIFFFTGVGNAATFKQFPTIFAESPRKAAGVIGFTSAIAAFGPFVFNVLITQSKAISGDARLFFWFLVFGCVMATAVNWYFYTKKDCERPC; encoded by the coding sequence ATGAACAATTCACATTGGTTAACCGACTACGACCCATCAAACGAAGAATTTTGGAACAAGAAAGGAAAAAAAATAGCCTGGAAAACACTGACAATAACGACGGCTGCACTTACTTTTTCTTTTGCTACATGGTTTCTTTACAGCGTTGTCGTCATCAAACTTCCCCATATCGGATTCAAATTTACCGATGACCAACTTTTCTGGATGGCAGCAATGCCAGGTCTCGCAGGCGGTATCCTGAGAATTGTAAATACTTTTTTAATTCCGATTTATGGAACGAGGAAAATTATTTCCATCAGTTCATTAATTAAAATCATTCCCTTACTAATGCTTGGTTTTGCAGTGATGAACCCTCAAACTTCTTTCACCTATTTTATGATTATCGGGTTTCTACTCGGAATTGGAGGTGGAGATTTCTCTTCATTTATGCCATCAACATCCCTTTTTTTTCCTAAAAAATCAGCGGGAACCGCACTCGGGATCCAAGCTGGTGTAGGAAATTTTGGAGTAAGTTTGGTACAGCTTCTATCACCATTGATTATGAGTTTAACAATCTTTTCATTTTTAGGTGGTGGACAAATAATCGCAGAGACCGGAAAAACCATTTATCTTGAGAATATTGCATTCATTTATGTTATTCCATTATTGGTAATTGGTATTTGGGCATGGTTTTCTCTAAAAAGTATTCCTGTAAAAGCTTCATTTAAAGAACAATTGGATATTTTCAAAGACAGACATACTTTGTACTGTACGATGACTTATATTATGACGTTTGGTATTTTTGCAGGTTTTTCAGCAGCTTTTCCATTAATGATTAAAAACCTATATGTTCCCTTAGATAAAAATTTAGACCCTTTACAATTTGCTTTTTACGGTCCGCTTATTGGCTCAGCATCAAGAATAATTTTCGGAAAAGTTGCCGATAAAATTGGAGGTGCTCTTCTTACTCATATTACAGGAATTTCTTTGATAATCTTACTTACAAGATTAATTCTTGGTGGCTATTTAACTCCTACTTCACCGGATCAATTTCAAGGATTTTTGCTGATTGTTTTAGCCATTTTTTTCTTTACCGGCGTTGGAAATGCTGCCACCTTCAAACAATTCCCTACCATCTTTGCAGAATCGCCAAGAAAAGCGGCAGGTGTAATTGGTTTCACATCAGCAATTGCGGCATTTGGACCATTCGTATTTAATGTTTTAATTACTCAATCTAAAGCTATTTCCGGAGATGCGCGATTATTTTTCTGGTTTTTAGTTTTCGGATGTGTAATGGCTACTGCTGTGAATTGGTATTTCTACACGAAAAAAGATTGTGAAAGGCCTTGTTAA
- a CDS encoding MFS transporter translates to MDTNLSSAHKMLFLNTLAFTICFSCWTLNGVLVTYLVDNNIFNWSVVETGWLLGIPILTGSIMRLPLGILTDKYGGKPVFSILLLLCSIPLFLLYFVDSYWMYFLLSALFGMVGTGFAVGIAFTSAWYPKEWQGRALGIFGMGNAGAALTTFFAPTLLNYFSENNPENGWRLLPIIYGITLVIIGLIFLFFVQNKKAAIQNKSTRELLAPLSKVRVWRFGLYYFLVFGLFVAFSQWLMPYYVSVYKTSLVLGGLLASAFSLPSGVIRAFGGYLSDKFGARKVMYWVLYSSLVLSGLLMLPKMEILTPGKGITAKKAGIVTAIEKEKIILTTGEFEITSKPEIPQQTSVLPESFSWQEVLVKQNEQVQKKQLLAKGVTLIKFEAHIWVFSILVILIGIMWGIGKAAVYKHIPEYFPNEVGVVGGMVGLIGGLGGFIGPILFGYLLDFSGLWTSSWIFVFIVSAISLFWMNTIIKKMMHNEAPHLKDKIEHENNNKD, encoded by the coding sequence ATGGATACAAATTTATCTTCCGCCCACAAAATGTTATTTCTAAATACATTGGCATTTACCATCTGTTTTTCTTGCTGGACTTTGAATGGTGTTTTAGTGACCTATTTAGTAGATAATAATATTTTTAATTGGTCTGTAGTAGAAACAGGCTGGCTTTTAGGTATACCAATTCTCACTGGCTCAATTATGAGATTGCCATTAGGAATTCTTACTGATAAATACGGCGGAAAACCTGTTTTCTCCATCTTACTTCTTTTGTGCAGCATTCCACTTTTCCTACTTTACTTTGTAGATTCTTATTGGATGTATTTTCTACTAAGCGCACTTTTCGGAATGGTGGGAACTGGCTTTGCAGTAGGAATCGCATTTACATCAGCTTGGTATCCTAAAGAATGGCAGGGTCGTGCTTTAGGAATCTTCGGAATGGGTAATGCAGGCGCTGCACTTACCACATTTTTCGCACCTACTCTACTTAATTATTTTTCAGAAAACAACCCAGAAAATGGATGGAGATTACTCCCAATCATCTACGGAATCACTTTGGTTATTATTGGTTTGATTTTTTTATTTTTTGTACAGAATAAAAAAGCAGCTATTCAAAATAAATCTACCCGAGAACTTCTTGCTCCACTTTCTAAGGTTAGAGTTTGGAGATTTGGACTGTATTATTTCCTTGTCTTTGGTCTGTTTGTCGCCTTTTCTCAATGGTTAATGCCATATTATGTGAGCGTTTACAAAACATCATTGGTTTTGGGTGGACTTTTAGCCTCAGCTTTTAGTTTGCCAAGTGGTGTTATCAGAGCGTTTGGTGGCTATTTGTCTGATAAATTCGGGGCGAGAAAAGTAATGTACTGGGTTTTATATTCCTCTTTAGTATTAAGCGGATTACTCATGCTTCCAAAAATGGAAATCTTAACCCCTGGAAAAGGTATCACTGCTAAAAAAGCCGGGATAGTAACCGCCATTGAAAAAGAAAAAATTATCCTTACTACTGGTGAATTTGAAATTACTTCAAAACCCGAAATTCCACAACAGACCTCAGTGTTACCTGAATCTTTTTCGTGGCAGGAAGTATTAGTGAAACAAAACGAGCAGGTTCAGAAAAAGCAACTTCTCGCTAAAGGCGTAACATTAATCAAATTTGAAGCGCATATTTGGGTTTTCTCAATCCTTGTCATTCTCATAGGGATCATGTGGGGAATTGGAAAAGCCGCAGTTTATAAACACATCCCTGAATATTTCCCGAATGAAGTGGGAGTAGTTGGCGGAATGGTAGGTTTAATAGGTGGGCTTGGCGGTTTCATAGGTCCTATATTATTTGGATATCTGCTCGATTTCTCAGGATTATGGACGAGTTCATGGATTTTCGTCTTCATTGTTTCCGCTATTTCTCTGTTTTGGATGAATACTATTATTAAAAAAATGATGCACAACGAAGCTCCTCATCTCAAAGATAAAATTGAGCATGAGAACAACAACAAAGACTAA
- a CDS encoding c-type cytochrome: MHKYYVSVFFILVVIYALYSKEIYTEKTNFGHIKLSSNAVKGENLWLQNNCNACHQLYGLGGYMGPDLTNVSSHPQKSAEYLKVMMISGVKSMPKFNFSSDEQEYILQFLKEVDRTGYYPNRNAQIKYTGWVQYQKKENNEK; this comes from the coding sequence ATGCATAAATATTACGTGAGTGTATTTTTTATTTTGGTAGTAATCTACGCATTGTATAGTAAAGAAATCTACACAGAAAAAACCAACTTTGGACATATTAAATTGTCCTCTAATGCTGTAAAAGGAGAAAATCTGTGGCTGCAGAATAATTGCAACGCCTGTCATCAACTATACGGATTAGGTGGGTACATGGGGCCGGATTTAACAAACGTTTCTTCGCATCCCCAAAAAAGTGCAGAATACTTAAAAGTAATGATGATAAGTGGCGTGAAATCTATGCCCAAATTCAATTTTTCATCAGATGAGCAGGAATATATTCTTCAATTCTTAAAAGAAGTTGACAGAACAGGCTATTACCCAAACAGAAATGCACAGATAAAATATACAGGTTGGGTTCAATATCAAAAAAAAGAAAATAATGAAAAATAG
- a CDS encoding cbb3-type cytochrome c oxidase subunit I, with amino-acid sequence MKNSTYPLYYILVGLLSLALCLLVGLLSGVQYVIPDFIKENLPFTVLRPLHTLFALSWIFMAAIGGIFWYIQNDKVNPVIMKWQFWIFFITGILIVISYLFKKFEGKEYLEFPHGFYIPILLGWILFGIYYFRVMWRNFSKWPVYYWMWGTGILLMIFHFTEAHLWILPYFRENYIQNLTMQWKSGGAYVGAWNMLVYGSSMYIMEKSSENDFYSRSKTAFFFFFLGLINVMFNWAHHVYAVPNSSWIRYAAYLVSMTEWIILLRIIYLWKKNLANEKKIFYSSSYSFMMLSELWIFINLFLAILLSIPALNLFTHGTHITVAHSMGTIIGINTTILLSSICFILDKIKAISNNTKRYIVIGTKIFNLSFICFFITLLVMGVERSKWIYFSENILFSQFYNGNKHLHILFGIFGLGLLLGMYIIIYQLIKLIIHIILKKVALDYNLLN; translated from the coding sequence ATGAAAAATAGCACATATCCATTATATTATATACTCGTTGGATTATTGAGTCTTGCACTTTGCCTGTTGGTTGGGCTTTTATCGGGTGTTCAATATGTTATCCCAGATTTTATTAAAGAAAATCTTCCATTCACCGTTCTAAGACCTCTGCATACACTTTTTGCATTGTCATGGATTTTTATGGCGGCCATTGGCGGTATTTTTTGGTATATACAAAATGATAAAGTAAATCCCGTCATCATGAAATGGCAGTTTTGGATTTTCTTTATCACGGGAATATTGATTGTCATAAGCTATCTTTTTAAGAAGTTTGAAGGAAAAGAGTATCTGGAATTTCCGCATGGTTTCTATATTCCGATATTGTTGGGATGGATTTTATTTGGAATATACTATTTCCGTGTGATGTGGCGAAATTTTTCTAAGTGGCCGGTATATTATTGGATGTGGGGAACCGGAATTTTACTAATGATTTTTCACTTTACCGAGGCTCATCTTTGGATTTTACCCTATTTCAGAGAAAATTATATACAGAATTTAACAATGCAGTGGAAGTCAGGAGGTGCTTATGTAGGAGCCTGGAATATGTTGGTCTACGGTTCATCCATGTATATAATGGAAAAAAGCAGCGAAAACGACTTTTACAGCCGTTCAAAAACCGCCTTTTTCTTTTTCTTTCTTGGACTAATTAATGTAATGTTTAATTGGGCACATCATGTGTATGCTGTTCCTAATTCTAGCTGGATAAGATATGCAGCTTATCTGGTAAGTATGACGGAGTGGATAATACTTTTACGAATCATATATCTTTGGAAGAAAAACCTGGCGAATGAGAAGAAAATTTTTTATTCATCATCCTATTCTTTCATGATGCTTTCTGAGCTATGGATTTTTATTAATCTTTTTCTTGCGATTCTTTTGTCGATACCGGCTTTAAATCTTTTCACCCATGGAACGCATATTACAGTTGCCCATTCTATGGGAACAATCATAGGAATAAATACAACAATTTTGCTTTCATCAATATGCTTCATACTAGATAAGATTAAAGCAATATCAAACAATACCAAAAGATATATAGTAATAGGAACGAAGATTTTCAATCTGTCTTTTATCTGCTTTTTTATAACCTTATTGGTTATGGGAGTTGAACGCTCAAAATGGATTTATTTTTCAGAAAATATCCTGTTTAGTCAATTTTATAATGGCAATAAGCATTTACATATTTTATTTGGAATATTTGGATTGGGTTTATTGCTTGGTATGTACATAATAATTTATCAATTGATAAAGCTTATTATACATATTATTCTAAAAAAAGTAGCCCTAGATTATAATCTTTTAAATTGA
- the nrdD gene encoding anaerobic ribonucleoside-triphosphate reductase, with protein MKNKFTRLTDEQLEVKCNFIENYLLSSNAASGALFDSNANVSNKNIATMEAELNKDINIQVNRKLISNKIKDLFGEDLAVEYIRQLNDHEIYVHDETSLKPYCVSVSMYPLLLDGLTKLGGESKAPKHLASFCGSFVNFLFSVSSQFAGAVATVEFLLYFDYFARNDFGDDYIVEHQQIIESELQHVVYAINQPAAARGYQSVFWNISLYDNSYFESMFGTFVFPDGSKPNYSSLDNLQQFFMQWFNKERSKAVLTFPVITVAMLTKNKKVDDDSFANFCSKELSEGNSFFIYQSDNADSLASCCRLRNEISDHTFSYSLGAGGVSTGSINVITINMNRLVQKGISLETVIDKVHKYQVAFRSIVQDYKQAGMLPVYDAGFISLDKQFLTIGINGMVEAAEFLRIEISNNDNYKKFVNENLKLIYHKNKEAKEIYGFMFNTEFVPAENLGVKNAKWDKSDWLYVPRDCYNSYFYIVEDKSQNLVDKFFLHGKDYIQYLDGGSAYHCNLEEYPSQEGFRKLLDVAAHTGCNYFCFNIKVTVCNACGFVNKQTMNYCTDCNSSDIDHATRVIGYLKKITNFSKDRQKEEKIRYYGNVEV; from the coding sequence ATGAAAAATAAATTCACCCGATTAACAGATGAACAGCTAGAAGTAAAATGTAACTTTATAGAAAACTACTTATTATCTTCAAATGCTGCGAGCGGAGCCTTATTCGATTCAAATGCCAATGTTTCCAATAAAAATATTGCAACTATGGAAGCGGAACTGAATAAGGATATTAATATTCAAGTTAACAGAAAACTTATTTCAAATAAAATTAAAGACCTTTTTGGTGAAGATTTAGCAGTTGAATACATCAGACAATTGAATGATCATGAGATTTATGTGCACGATGAAACTAGCCTAAAGCCATATTGTGTGAGTGTTTCTATGTATCCATTACTTCTGGATGGATTAACAAAACTGGGAGGAGAATCTAAAGCCCCTAAGCATTTAGCTAGTTTTTGCGGTTCTTTTGTTAATTTTTTATTTTCAGTATCATCACAATTTGCCGGTGCTGTTGCTACCGTAGAATTTTTATTGTACTTCGATTATTTTGCAAGAAATGATTTTGGCGATGATTATATTGTAGAGCATCAACAAATTATTGAAAGTGAATTACAACACGTTGTATACGCAATTAATCAACCCGCGGCGGCTAGGGGATATCAGTCGGTTTTTTGGAATATTTCTTTGTACGATAATTCTTATTTTGAATCTATGTTTGGAACATTTGTTTTCCCCGACGGAAGCAAACCAAATTATTCTTCATTAGATAATTTGCAGCAATTTTTTATGCAATGGTTCAACAAAGAACGCTCAAAAGCTGTTTTAACCTTCCCGGTGATTACCGTTGCAATGCTTACAAAGAATAAGAAAGTGGATGATGATTCTTTTGCCAATTTCTGCTCCAAAGAATTAAGCGAGGGCAATTCATTTTTCATTTACCAATCCGATAACGCAGATTCATTAGCGAGTTGCTGTAGATTGAGAAACGAAATTTCTGACCATACATTCAGTTATTCTTTGGGTGCAGGTGGTGTTTCTACAGGAAGCATCAATGTAATTACAATTAATATGAATCGGTTGGTTCAGAAAGGAATTTCTCTTGAAACTGTAATTGACAAAGTACATAAATATCAGGTTGCTTTTCGAAGTATTGTACAGGATTATAAACAGGCAGGAATGCTTCCTGTTTATGATGCAGGATTTATATCATTAGATAAACAATTTTTAACCATTGGTATTAATGGAATGGTTGAGGCTGCGGAATTTCTGAGAATTGAAATCTCAAATAACGACAATTATAAAAAATTCGTCAATGAAAATCTTAAATTGATATATCATAAAAATAAAGAAGCAAAAGAAATTTACGGTTTTATGTTTAACACAGAATTTGTTCCGGCAGAAAATCTTGGTGTAAAAAATGCAAAATGGGATAAAAGCGATTGGTTATATGTACCAAGAGACTGCTACAACTCTTATTTTTATATCGTAGAAGACAAAAGTCAAAATCTGGTAGACAAGTTTTTCCTTCATGGCAAAGACTATATTCAATATCTTGATGGCGGTTCTGCTTATCATTGTAATTTAGAAGAATATCCGAGCCAGGAAGGATTCAGAAAGTTATTGGATGTTGCAGCTCATACTGGCTGTAATTATTTCTGTTTTAATATTAAAGTCACAGTTTGTAATGCGTGTGGTTTTGTGAATAAGCAAACTATGAATTATTGCACAGATTGTAACTCTTCTGATATCGATCACGCTACCCGGGTCATTGGCTATTTAAAGAAAATTACAAACTTTTCAAAAGACCGTCAAAAAGAAGAGAAAATAAGATATTACGGTAATGTTGAAGTATGA
- the nrdG gene encoding anaerobic ribonucleoside-triphosphate reductase activating protein has protein sequence MLKYDSYDIVLQEIPNEISLCFTITGCQLACDGCHSEHLWNTQNGTDLTPALYNDLLIKYNKVITCILFMGGEWHDQKLLELISIAKRQKLKVALYTGLNEKQIRRKYFELFQNLDFIKTGKWIPSLGGLDKFNTNQELKNLKSGEILNKYFIR, from the coding sequence ATGTTGAAGTATGATTCTTACGATATCGTATTACAGGAAATTCCTAATGAAATTTCACTTTGTTTCACCATCACAGGCTGCCAGTTAGCTTGTGATGGTTGTCATTCTGAGCATCTTTGGAACACACAAAACGGTACTGATCTTACTCCAGCCCTCTATAATGATCTACTTATAAAGTATAATAAAGTAATAACGTGCATTCTTTTTATGGGAGGAGAGTGGCATGATCAAAAGTTATTGGAATTAATCTCAATAGCAAAACGACAAAAATTAAAGGTTGCATTATATACAGGACTTAACGAAAAACAAATTAGAAGAAAATATTTTGAATTATTTCAAAATTTAGATTTTATAAAAACTGGAAAATGGATACCCAGCCTGGGAGGATTAGATAAATTTAATACCAATCAAGAATTGAAAAATTTAAAATCCGGAGAAATTTTAAATAAGTATTTTATCAGGTAA
- a CDS encoding Crp/Fnr family transcriptional regulator, whose translation MKKKIGECDHSCFMCKNILKEWWEAIDIKRNSINIKKGQKFINEGSEMPGVFFIQKGFVKVHKHWGDREMIVRFTKEGEIVGHRAISSENLLSPISATAMQDSVLCFIELNFFKTLLKTNSTFAYELMMFYANELQWSEQKMGSLVHLSVKERFVVNLIYLINYFGLDEENILKIELTKTDLAAYIGTTYETVYRTISELENDKIISFRNKIVKIINLEKLKGHIVNT comes from the coding sequence ATGAAAAAAAAAATAGGAGAGTGTGATCACAGTTGTTTTATGTGTAAAAATATATTAAAAGAATGGTGGGAAGCAATCGATATAAAAAGAAATAGTATCAACATAAAAAAAGGACAGAAATTTATCAATGAAGGTAGCGAAATGCCTGGTGTATTTTTTATACAAAAAGGATTTGTAAAAGTACATAAACATTGGGGCGATAGGGAAATGATCGTAAGGTTTACCAAGGAAGGCGAAATAGTGGGACACCGTGCAATTTCCTCTGAAAATTTATTATCTCCTATTTCGGCAACAGCAATGCAAGATTCTGTATTGTGTTTCATAGAGCTTAATTTTTTTAAGACTTTACTTAAAACCAATTCAACTTTTGCATACGAGCTTATGATGTTTTATGCAAATGAGTTGCAATGGTCTGAACAAAAAATGGGCAGCCTAGTGCATCTTTCAGTAAAGGAGCGCTTTGTAGTTAATCTTATTTACCTCATCAATTATTTTGGATTGGATGAAGAAAATATTTTGAAAATTGAACTTACAAAGACAGATTTAGCCGCCTATATAGGTACTACTTACGAAACAGTTTATAGAACAATTTCAGAATTGGAGAATGATAAAATCATATCTTTCCGTAATAAAATAGTTAAGATTATTAATCTTGAAAAATTAAAAGGACATATCGTGAATACCTAA